Genomic segment of Antricoccus suffuscus:
CCGGGAATCTTGAAGAGCTCGCCGTACTTCTTGAACACTGGGACGTCGTTTCTGGGTGTCGTGCGCGGGCGTGAGTGTGCTGGCTGAGCCAGATCGTGTCACGAATGATCAGAACATGGTGACCCAGGCCGCATCGAATGTTTAATATTCATTCAAAAGTGAGCGCGGTCACCGATGAATCGAAGGCGTGTGCGTCAGTTCACCGAATGATTGTATTGCAATCGTGACCTTATGGGGCATAATAGTTAGTGAACCCGATGACCTCAGGTTCACGGCAAACGCCAAATACAGACTTTCTTACCAAGGAGTGAACAGCTAGTGGCAACCATCGCCAATAAGTGGCAGGCCCGTCGTGCAAACGCAAAGGGTCGCCGCCAACTGCAGAAGGCGATCACCGGGGCAGGTTCGGATACCGTCCGCCTTGAGCTGCTCGCGATCGCGACGCGCAACAACCAGAGCTTGATGCGCTAACTACCGCTCGTACGACGAAGGCCCGGTCCGTTGGGACCGGGCCTTTCGCGATCCGTCACAAAGTCCCGCGCGATCCGTCACAAAGTCCCGCGCGATCCGTCACGAGGTCCCCGCTTGACGCGCGTTTGCCCACCGTACGGCCATGATTAGCGCATGTGGCATTCGATATTCGGCCTGGACCTATCGATCTGGGAAAAGCTCATCCGCGCGGTCGTCATCTACGTGTTCCTGGTGATCGCGCTGCGACTGGCCGGTAAACGCGAGATGGCTCAGCTCACGACGGTCGACTTCGTCGTACTGCTGGCCGTCTCCAACGCCGTACAAAACGGTTTGATCGGCGCAGACAACACCGTGACGGGAGCGGTGATCGGTGCATCGGCGCTGTTCCTGATCAACGCCGGTGCGGTGTACCTGTTCTACCGGAGCCAAACGTGGCGACACTTGTTGACGGGGAAGACGCGAATGCTGGTGCGCGACGGTGAGATCGACTGGACCGCGATGCGCAAGGAACGGTTCACGAAGGCTGACCTCAAGATCGAGCTGCAGAACGCCGGCATATTCGACGTCGCCAACGTCAAGTACGCACGGCTCGAGCCCAATGGCACGGTGCTCGTGACGCCTAAGCATCCCGAAGGGCCGACGAATCAGCAGCTGCTGCACCAGCTCATGCAGCAGAATCGGCGCCTTGAGCAGTCGATCGCCACTATGCAAGGCAAGCTCGATTCCCTCGTTGAGCGCCCGTAAGGGAGTCTCTCAGCAACCATTCAGACTTCGAGGTCAGGATGGATTTATGCGACTCCTCGGACCGAGCAGCACGACGCTTCTCGTCATCAGCCTCGTGCTGGCCGTCCTGGTGACCACGGTGACCGTGGCGTTTTGGGACCGGGGAGTGCTTCGAATGAGCCGCCGGATCGTGGGCCTCACGCTGTCGCAGGCCTTCCTGTTACTTGCCGCATTTGTATTCGCCAACCAGCAGATCTCCTTCTATGCGTCGTGGTCTGACCTATTTGGCGGGCACTGATGTATCCACTGTCGGCCCGGCCGGTCCGCCCTGGCGACCAGCTTTCGGTGCTGGCGCCCAACTCGTTGTTCGTCCAGTACCTCGCCATTGGCGCGTTCGCAGCCGTCGTCGTCTTCGCCGTGTGGGGATGGCGACGGTTTCGGCCGCGGACGGCCAGCCGTGTCGGAGTTGTCCTCGTGGCGCAGTGCCTTGTCGTCGTATCGATCGCCATTTACTACAACCGCACCGATCAGATAGCCGCGACCTGGGATGCTCTCGCCGGATCGCAGCAAGGACTCAACCCGGCAGTCGTCGTACAGCGGGACGGTTCGGCGTCGTTCGGGTCGAGTGCATTTGCTCAGGACCGCTGGAATGTATCCGCGGCGGATCGTCTAACTGACAGCCAATCGGCGTACCGGTCGACCCTTGTTACGACGACGATCGCGGGGCCGCAAACCGGGTACAACCTTCCAGCGCAGGTCTACCTGCCCGGTTCGTACGCCGATCCGGCATCGACGACCCGTCAGTACCCAGTGATCGAGCTGCTCGCGGGATATCCTGGGAGCTACCTTTCGTGGACGTACGGAATGCACCTTAAGGCCACCCTGGACAGCCTCATCGCAGAGAAGAAGATGCCGGCCGTCATTGTGGTCATGCCGTCTCAGAATCCCAATCCGCCCAGCGACTCTGAGTGCGTGAACGCGTCGTTTGCGCACCCGAGTTCGATGGCCGAGACCTATCTGACGCGCGACGTCCCGGCGTACATCGCCGCGACCTATCGCTCCGCTCCCGGCCGGATCAACTGGGTAATCGGCGGATATTCGACCGGCGGCTACTGCGCCGCGAACCTCGCCCTGCGACACCCGCAGGTCTACGCCTCGGCGATGGTGCTGTCCGGCTACTTCATCGGCGTACACGAACACGGACCACATCAACTGTTCGCGAACCGGAAGGACCTTCGGGCGAACTCGCCGCAACTGACCATCTGCGAGCCGCGGCCAAAGGTCGCGATCTTCACCATCGCCGCGAAAGACAACAAGGAGGACATCAGCGCACAGGCACGGTTCATCCGCAAGGTGCCAAAGTACGACGCGTTGATGGCGATGACGACCGAGACCGGTGGCCACACGCCGGTTGTGTGGCGGATCGGCAGCAGGCATGCGTTTGTCTGGCTGGCGAGAGTGCTCGGCCCCGGCGTATCTGCACGTTGACCGGCCGCGCCAGTCCGTGACTACGGCCACTCACACTTTGAGCCGGCCACCCTTGGACTATGTTTCGAGAATGACTCGTTACATCGTGATTGGCGCCGGCGCGGTCGGCGGAACCCTTGGCGGCAAGCTCACCCAGCATGGAATTGACGCGGTCCTGATCGCGCGCGGTGAGCACGGGCAGGCGCTCGTCGAGTCTGGGCTGCGGCTGCGTACGCCGGATGAAAACCTCACGCTGCCGGTCGCTGCGGCGACGGGTCCGACGGGGGTACGCCTCCGGCGTGACGACGTCATTGTGATCGCGACCAAGACACACCAGGCCGCCGATGCCCTCACCCAGTGGGCGGACCAGCCGGTGTACGACGGAGAGACGGTCGCCGGTACGGCGGGGGAGCTGTTGCCGGTCCTGACGATGCTCAACGGAGTGGCCAGCGAACTCCTTGCGTTGCGCTACTTCCGACTCGTATATGGAGTTTGTATCTGGCTACCCGCCGTACACCTCGAACCCGGCGAAGTGATCGCAAGGTCGGCGCCGGTCCCGGGTTTGTTCCACATCGGTCGCTACCCGGCCAGTGCATCAGCCGATACCGCGCTGCTGGAGCAGATCAAAGCGGACTGGACGAAGGCCGGCTTCGCGATCCAACTCCCCGCAGACGTGATGGAGTGGAAGTACAACAAGCTCCTGAGCAATATCGTCAACGCGATCCAGGCTCTCGTGGGGAAGAACGGCGACTTCGCCTCGATCGTGAAGCAGGCTCGCGCCGAGGCATCCGGCGTACTGGATGCCGCCGGGATCGCATACGCGAGCAGGGAGATGGAGGCGGAACTGCGCGCCATCGGGCCGAAGGTCCGTCCCGTTCCGGGTGAGCCGGACGAGCTCGGAGGTTCGTCGTGGCAGTCACTGGCGCGCGGCACCGGCAACATCGAGACCGACTACCTCAACGGCGAGATCGCGCTGATCGCCCGGCAGCATGGACTGGCGGCGCCGATAAACACCAAGATCGCTTCCCTGGCGCGGATTGCGGCCGCGACCGGGCAGCGCCCCGGCGACATCAGCGCGGACGAACTAGCGACGATCCTCGGCATCTAGCCTCGCCACTCACGGAATGCCGTACGCCGACTAAATGCCTGACGGCACATAGATCTCACCGCGCTGAGGGGACGATGTGATCGAGTTGCGCGACGTGAGGCAATCGGTCACGCTGTGCGGCGAAACGCGGGAGCCGAAACGCGGGAGCGACGGCGCGACCTTGGAGGATCAGATGGGGGAGTTTAGCCCGTGGCATCTGTTGATCGTCG
This window contains:
- a CDS encoding DUF421 domain-containing protein codes for the protein MWHSIFGLDLSIWEKLIRAVVIYVFLVIALRLAGKREMAQLTTVDFVVLLAVSNAVQNGLIGADNTVTGAVIGASALFLINAGAVYLFYRSQTWRHLLTGKTRMLVRDGEIDWTAMRKERFTKADLKIELQNAGIFDVANVKYARLEPNGTVLVTPKHPEGPTNQQLLHQLMQQNRRLEQSIATMQGKLDSLVERP
- a CDS encoding alpha/beta hydrolase; translation: MYPLSARPVRPGDQLSVLAPNSLFVQYLAIGAFAAVVVFAVWGWRRFRPRTASRVGVVLVAQCLVVVSIAIYYNRTDQIAATWDALAGSQQGLNPAVVVQRDGSASFGSSAFAQDRWNVSAADRLTDSQSAYRSTLVTTTIAGPQTGYNLPAQVYLPGSYADPASTTRQYPVIELLAGYPGSYLSWTYGMHLKATLDSLIAEKKMPAVIVVMPSQNPNPPSDSECVNASFAHPSSMAETYLTRDVPAYIAATYRSAPGRINWVIGGYSTGGYCAANLALRHPQVYASAMVLSGYFIGVHEHGPHQLFANRKDLRANSPQLTICEPRPKVAIFTIAAKDNKEDISAQARFIRKVPKYDALMAMTTETGGHTPVVWRIGSRHAFVWLARVLGPGVSAR
- a CDS encoding ketopantoate reductase family protein; protein product: MTRYIVIGAGAVGGTLGGKLTQHGIDAVLIARGEHGQALVESGLRLRTPDENLTLPVAAATGPTGVRLRRDDVIVIATKTHQAADALTQWADQPVYDGETVAGTAGELLPVLTMLNGVASELLALRYFRLVYGVCIWLPAVHLEPGEVIARSAPVPGLFHIGRYPASASADTALLEQIKADWTKAGFAIQLPADVMEWKYNKLLSNIVNAIQALVGKNGDFASIVKQARAEASGVLDAAGIAYASREMEAELRAIGPKVRPVPGEPDELGGSSWQSLARGTGNIETDYLNGEIALIARQHGLAAPINTKIASLARIAAATGQRPGDISADELATILGI